The proteins below are encoded in one region of Flavobacterium nackdongense:
- a CDS encoding glycosyltransferase family 4 protein, whose protein sequence is MKTTLEFFAFGALALILTLIFIPIVKIIAVKVKLVDKPNYRKLHSTPVPLVGGISITFSVMLLLLISGDRLSFLIEYLPIITSGLVLLIVGVIDDKHDVSAKYKLAIQLLLSLIIASSGIRISSLFGLFGIYEIAIWAQYVLTILVITGVVNAFNLMDGVDGLVGGLSLLGFTMFLLASIYFNDYFLGKISVIFMGAIIGFLRFNLSQKKIFMGDAGSLFLGFILVTLGIKLMDEQGSAQNEYAYGFLLLVSFFSIPVLDSLRVYLSRIKRGNSPFMADKSHLHHLLLTAGFTHKKVAVVVVSFSMLFFFIGFGLISYQSTSLIIMVISMVFGLILRLLLMINSLHEWRAKLKGLEQR, encoded by the coding sequence ATGAAAACAACTTTAGAATTTTTTGCCTTTGGCGCTTTAGCATTGATATTAACCCTTATTTTTATTCCGATAGTAAAAATTATTGCGGTGAAAGTAAAACTCGTAGACAAACCAAATTATCGAAAACTGCATAGCACTCCTGTGCCGCTAGTTGGTGGAATTTCGATAACTTTTTCGGTAATGCTGCTGTTGCTAATTTCAGGCGATAGACTCTCTTTTTTAATAGAATATTTACCCATAATAACATCAGGATTGGTTTTACTTATCGTTGGTGTTATAGACGATAAGCACGATGTTAGCGCCAAATATAAGTTGGCCATTCAATTGCTGTTGTCTCTCATTATAGCTTCTTCTGGAATCCGAATTTCTTCTCTTTTTGGATTATTTGGCATTTATGAAATCGCTATTTGGGCACAATATGTATTGACTATCCTAGTAATCACGGGTGTGGTCAACGCCTTTAATCTAATGGATGGTGTAGATGGTTTAGTTGGGGGATTATCCTTGTTGGGATTTACGATGTTTTTGTTGGCTTCAATCTATTTTAATGATTATTTTTTAGGCAAAATTAGTGTGATTTTTATGGGTGCCATAATTGGATTTTTAAGGTTTAATTTGTCCCAAAAAAAGATATTTATGGGCGATGCAGGATCTCTATTTTTGGGTTTTATCTTAGTGACCTTAGGCATAAAATTGATGGATGAACAAGGAAGCGCGCAAAACGAGTATGCTTACGGATTTTTACTGCTAGTTTCCTTTTTTTCTATTCCGGTATTGGATTCTTTACGAGTGTATTTGAGTAGAATTAAGCGTGGAAACTCTCCATTTATGGCAGATAAATCGCATTTGCATCATTTGTTGTTAACTGCTGGATTTACTCATAAAAAAGTAGCAGTTGTAGTAGTTTCATTTAGTATGCTATTTTTCTTTATTGGCTTTGGATTAATTTCGTATCAATCTACTTCATTAATTATTATGGTAATTTCGATGGTCTTTGGGTTAATTCTTAGACTATTATTAATGATAAACAGTTTGCACGAATGGCGAGCTAAACTAAAAGGATTGGAGCAGAGATAG
- a CDS encoding mechanosensitive ion channel family protein: MIKSIVKLNFFLFFLGTIAVFSQTNDAIVQKPNPATGKKLDSLMQLLNSESLKENKLNYDFNVLMSAQNSKFNALNEQIQKANTILKEGIDYKGFTSELALLVKWKEQSVTGIIKNKSKMQTVRDLTTTSVLLNELLKRTKSQLEKISANNKSLSSIQRKIDSMAIDELFYKIPVQESAKKNYYQRMTLTTKDLALANTNLKNAIDSIQKLEIKGNIFKYDLESDIAFLKNARKTLNDKTSTIASDVIQSKDGYSSLGQNFKHSFVKGYLLFVFYIANQTQILTVMFIFIIGLVIYLRVIRSKYKKANMYEDLKYPGHVLNYPIASSLLIMISIFQFFLPTPPFVFNAFIWMISGIALTIILRKSVVKYWFYVWIAFFILNNISFQDNLFLLYSPGESRFILLMSIIGLVLGFFILKNRKKEGKEIKEKSFAVAIVVFIVLEFIAIICIFKDSYNLGKILMTNGYFTIFIAYQLMWAFGLSLDVLNLSKDLTQSEEEILNAQEGLKEFKVSAFIYLLFGLGWYVLLSRNTYSFQNFMQPIADAFYEKQQFGEFSFSFNSIFLFFFILFMSGLSARIVSFLTTESKTIGSGSPKSGLGSWLLLIRIAIITLGVLIAFISFGIPMDKIALMISALSVGIGFGLQNVINNLVSGLIIAFEKPINLDDIVEVGGNMGKMKSIGIRSSVITTWDGADVIIPNGDLLSQHLVNWTMGSNRRRYEIDLGVAYGTDLNQVKSILIEVLNQHELVLKNPTPMVWVTKFNDSAIDFTIKYWVPHFNFGNDVRNDLIIAIDVAFKTNGIEIPFPQQEVYVQSFDSRKEAKLENSSTTASDIVAPDKSEEIL, encoded by the coding sequence ATGATAAAATCTATAGTAAAACTTAATTTTTTCCTGTTTTTTTTAGGCACCATTGCAGTTTTTTCGCAAACTAATGATGCAATAGTTCAAAAACCTAACCCAGCAACAGGCAAAAAACTCGATAGCTTGATGCAGTTATTAAATTCGGAAAGTTTAAAAGAGAACAAGTTGAATTACGATTTTAATGTGTTGATGAGTGCACAGAATAGTAAGTTTAACGCTCTTAATGAGCAAATTCAAAAGGCTAATACCATCCTTAAAGAAGGTATCGATTATAAGGGATTTACTTCGGAATTGGCTTTGCTTGTCAAATGGAAAGAACAATCTGTCACTGGAATTATAAAAAATAAAAGCAAGATGCAAACGGTTAGGGATCTGACCACGACCTCAGTATTATTGAATGAATTATTAAAACGAACAAAATCACAGCTAGAGAAAATATCTGCAAATAATAAATCTCTTAGTTCCATTCAACGCAAAATAGATTCTATGGCTATTGATGAGCTGTTTTATAAAATTCCGGTTCAAGAATCAGCTAAAAAGAACTATTACCAGCGCATGACATTGACTACAAAAGATTTAGCCCTCGCCAATACAAATCTTAAAAATGCGATTGACAGCATTCAAAAACTTGAAATTAAGGGAAATATTTTTAAATACGACTTAGAGTCGGATATTGCTTTTTTAAAAAATGCTAGAAAAACATTAAATGACAAAACGAGTACAATAGCGTCGGATGTAATACAATCGAAAGACGGTTATTCTTCTCTTGGTCAAAATTTCAAGCATTCATTCGTTAAAGGTTATTTGTTGTTTGTATTTTATATAGCCAATCAAACACAGATTTTGACTGTAATGTTCATTTTCATAATTGGACTAGTAATTTACTTAAGAGTGATCAGGAGTAAATACAAAAAAGCCAATATGTACGAGGATTTAAAATATCCAGGGCATGTTTTAAATTATCCAATTGCCTCATCATTGCTGATAATGATTTCCATTTTTCAATTTTTCTTGCCAACGCCCCCCTTCGTTTTTAACGCTTTTATTTGGATGATTAGTGGCATTGCGTTGACAATTATTCTGCGTAAATCTGTTGTTAAATATTGGTTTTATGTTTGGATAGCTTTCTTTATTTTGAACAACATCTCTTTTCAAGACAACTTATTTTTGTTGTATTCTCCTGGTGAATCTCGATTCATACTTTTGATGAGTATTATCGGACTAGTACTGGGATTTTTTATTCTCAAAAACCGGAAAAAGGAAGGAAAAGAAATTAAGGAAAAAAGTTTTGCTGTAGCTATTGTTGTGTTTATCGTTTTGGAATTTATCGCTATAATTTGCATATTCAAAGATTCATATAATCTTGGTAAGATACTGATGACCAATGGTTATTTTACAATATTTATTGCCTATCAACTGATGTGGGCTTTTGGCTTAAGCTTAGATGTTTTAAATCTATCAAAAGACCTTACACAATCTGAGGAAGAAATCCTAAATGCGCAGGAGGGATTAAAAGAGTTCAAGGTCTCTGCGTTTATTTATCTATTATTTGGCTTGGGTTGGTACGTCCTCCTTAGTAGAAATACGTATAGCTTTCAAAATTTTATGCAGCCTATTGCGGATGCCTTTTATGAAAAACAACAGTTTGGCGAATTCAGTTTTTCTTTTAACAGTATTTTCTTGTTTTTCTTTATTTTATTTATGTCGGGATTGAGCGCTCGAATTGTTTCTTTTTTGACAACAGAAAGTAAAACGATAGGTAGTGGTTCACCAAAATCAGGTTTGGGAAGTTGGCTTTTATTAATACGAATTGCGATAATAACTTTAGGAGTTTTAATCGCCTTCATATCATTTGGAATTCCGATGGATAAAATTGCTTTGATGATAAGCGCCTTGAGTGTGGGTATCGGTTTTGGTTTGCAAAACGTGATCAACAATCTGGTCAGTGGATTGATTATAGCCTTCGAAAAACCTATAAATTTAGATGATATTGTAGAGGTTGGAGGAAATATGGGTAAAATGAAATCTATAGGTATTCGTAGCAGCGTTATTACTACCTGGGATGGAGCCGATGTCATAATTCCTAATGGTGATCTGTTGAGTCAACATCTGGTGAACTGGACCATGGGTAGCAACCGTCGCCGCTATGAAATTGATCTTGGAGTGGCATATGGAACCGACTTGAACCAAGTAAAATCAATATTAATAGAGGTTCTAAATCAACACGAATTAGTTTTAAAAAACCCAACTCCGATGGTGTGGGTAACTAAATTCAATGATAGTGCTATTGATTTTACGATCAAATACTGGGTGCCACATTTTAATTTTGGCAATGATGTTCGCAATGATTTGATTATAGCTATCGATGTTGCATTCAAAACGAATGGTATCGAAATACCATTTCCACAACAAGAGGTGTATGTTCAGTCCTTTGATTCGCGTAAGGAGGCTAAATTAGAAAATAGTAGCACGACAGCATCTGACATAGTTGCACCGGATAAATCCGAGGAAATATTGTAG
- a CDS encoding DUF4258 domain-containing protein, whose protein sequence is MKFAHRFAYYLLGLIMGSFVVAAIYSGKDTRCNYFPNARVLNDLRTKPFYYSNAASQVLAEQWIDTIDIKNTLKYGDVDFDQSNIKVGTGKRYVIEGQTVQKQKIRLQVINYPEKAVLDKIVKQ, encoded by the coding sequence ATGAAGTTTGCTCATCGTTTTGCTTACTATTTGCTAGGATTGATAATGGGATCCTTTGTGGTTGCAGCTATTTACAGCGGAAAAGATACGCGTTGCAATTATTTCCCCAATGCCCGAGTTTTGAATGATTTGAGAACCAAACCATTTTATTATTCTAATGCCGCTTCACAGGTACTTGCTGAGCAATGGATTGACACTATTGATATCAAAAACACCTTAAAATATGGCGATGTCGATTTTGATCAAAGCAATATTAAAGTAGGAACCGGAAAGCGATATGTAATTGAAGGACAAACCGTTCAAAAGCAAAAAATCAGACTTCAAGTGATTAATTATCCTGAAAAAGCTGTGTTGGATAAGATTGTAAAACAATAA
- a CDS encoding alanine dehydrogenase: MSTSPFTKQQLLPQEEKLEIARHKSELFIGIPKETSYQERRICLTPDAVNSLTYQGHRVMIEAGAGESSSYSDKEYAHAGAEITKDTKKVFGCPMLLKVEPPSLAEIEMINPKTIIISAIQLKTRKKTYFEALAKKKITAFALEYIKDEDGSYPAVKSLSEIAGTASVLIAAELMITNEFGKGLLFGNITGVPPTDVVILGAGTVGEFAAKTAIGLGANVKVFDNSIRKLRRLQNNLNQRIFTSTIQPKSLLKALRRCDVAIGAMRGKERCPVIVTETMVEHMKKGAVIVDVSIDTGGCFETSEVTSHEKPTFIKNDVLHYCVPNIPSRYSKTASLSISNIITPYLLQIAEDGGIESAIRCNHGLKNGVYLYHGILTNNAISEWFDLPYSDINLIVF; the protein is encoded by the coding sequence ATGTCGACATCCCCATTTACAAAGCAGCAATTATTACCTCAAGAAGAAAAATTAGAAATAGCTAGGCATAAAAGCGAGCTCTTCATCGGAATTCCTAAGGAAACAAGCTATCAGGAACGTCGCATTTGCCTAACTCCTGATGCGGTAAATTCCTTGACGTATCAGGGACATCGGGTAATGATTGAAGCGGGTGCCGGAGAAAGTTCGAGTTATTCAGACAAAGAATATGCCCATGCTGGTGCAGAAATCACCAAAGATACCAAGAAAGTATTCGGTTGTCCAATGCTTTTGAAAGTCGAACCACCCAGTTTGGCAGAAATAGAAATGATCAACCCCAAAACGATCATCATTTCGGCCATTCAACTCAAAACCAGAAAGAAGACTTATTTCGAAGCATTAGCCAAGAAGAAAATCACCGCTTTCGCCTTGGAATACATCAAAGATGAAGATGGCTCCTACCCTGCCGTAAAATCCTTGAGTGAAATTGCCGGAACCGCTTCGGTTTTGATTGCTGCTGAATTGATGATTACCAATGAATTTGGCAAAGGATTGCTGTTTGGCAATATTACTGGGGTTCCTCCTACCGATGTAGTCATTTTAGGCGCCGGAACTGTGGGAGAATTTGCTGCAAAAACCGCTATTGGATTGGGAGCCAATGTCAAAGTGTTTGACAACTCCATTCGAAAACTACGTCGTTTGCAAAATAATTTGAACCAAAGAATATTTACGTCCACCATTCAACCCAAATCTTTATTGAAAGCCTTAAGAAGATGTGATGTGGCTATTGGTGCAATGCGAGGCAAAGAACGTTGCCCCGTTATAGTAACCGAAACTATGGTCGAACATATGAAAAAAGGCGCTGTGATTGTCGATGTAAGTATCGATACAGGAGGTTGTTTCGAAACTTCGGAAGTTACTTCGCACGAAAAACCGACTTTTATCAAAAATGATGTTTTGCATTATTGTGTGCCTAATATTCCTTCGCGATATTCTAAAACCGCATCCCTTTCTATTAGCAATATTATCACTCCTTACTTATTGCAAATTGCCGAAGATGGCGGAATTGAAAGCGCCATCCGATGCAATCATGGTCTGAAAAATGGCGTCTATCTCTACCACGGAATCCTGACCAACAATGCCATTAGCGAATGGTTTGACCTTCCTTATAGCGATATTAATTTAATCGTGTTTTAA
- the tsaE gene encoding tRNA (adenosine(37)-N6)-threonylcarbamoyltransferase complex ATPase subunit type 1 TsaE: MNIIFSLDEINEVAQQIIAQNPNKVILFHGEMGVGKTTLIKCLAKNLGVDGATSSPTFSLVNEYQTTTNQLVYHFDFYRLKIETEALDMGADEYFYSGHWCFIEWAEKIPNLIPESHSVIRIQLLPDGKRSLNLL, encoded by the coding sequence ATGAATATTATTTTTTCATTAGACGAAATTAATGAAGTTGCGCAGCAAATTATAGCACAAAATCCGAATAAAGTGATCCTTTTTCACGGGGAAATGGGTGTTGGAAAAACCACTTTGATTAAATGTTTAGCTAAGAATCTCGGTGTGGATGGCGCGACAAGCAGTCCGACTTTTTCTTTAGTTAACGAATACCAAACTACTACAAATCAATTGGTTTACCATTTTGATTTTTACCGATTGAAAATTGAGACAGAAGCTTTAGATATGGGTGCTGACGAATATTTTTATTCGGGTCATTGGTGTTTTATCGAATGGGCTGAAAAAATTCCAAATCTTATTCCAGAATCACATTCGGTGATTAGAATCCAATTGTTGCCTGATGGAAAACGTTCTTTGAATTTGTTATAA
- the porX gene encoding T9SS response regulator signal transducer PorX, translated as MDKIKILWVDDEIDYLKPHILFLEKKNYSVTTCNNGRDAIDIFENDNFDIVFLDENMPGMSGLETLAEMKEKKSSIPMIMITKSEEEYIMEEAIGSKIADYLIKPVNPNQILLSLKKNLDHSRLISQKTTLDYQKEFRKISMEMAMVNSHEDWIELYKKLLFWELELENIDDQAMIEILESQKAEANSQFGKFIERNYEDWFAAPSQKGSSKTAVDKPTFSHNLFRELVVPEIVKKDKPILFVVIDNLRYDQWKVFENVVSNHYKLEKEVPYYAILPTATQYARNAIFSGLTPLEMEKQFPQYWKNDPEEGGKNLYEAEFLSAQLKRLGLNIVQDYFKITNLAGGKKLVEGFKSLKNNDLVTVVYNFVDMLSHAKTEMDVVKELASDDKAYRSLTLSWFKNSPLLEIIQQAQKLGFKLILTTDHGTINVKNPSKVIGDKNTSLNLRYKTGRSLSYENKDVYAVKEPKNIGLPTINMSSSYIFAKNDLFLAYVNNYNHYVSYYKNTYQHGGISLEEMIIPFLIFNPK; from the coding sequence ATGGACAAGATCAAAATACTTTGGGTCGATGACGAAATCGACTACTTGAAACCGCATATTTTATTTCTGGAAAAGAAAAATTACAGTGTCACCACCTGCAACAACGGTCGTGATGCGATTGATATATTTGAAAATGACAATTTTGATATTGTATTTCTGGACGAAAATATGCCCGGTATGAGCGGCTTGGAAACCCTAGCGGAAATGAAAGAAAAGAAATCTTCGATTCCGATGATTATGATTACCAAGAGCGAAGAAGAGTATATTATGGAGGAAGCCATTGGCTCCAAAATAGCCGATTATTTGATAAAACCCGTCAATCCGAACCAGATTTTGTTGAGTTTGAAGAAAAATTTGGATCATTCCCGATTGATTTCGCAAAAAACGACTTTGGATTATCAGAAAGAATTTCGCAAAATTTCGATGGAAATGGCGATGGTCAATTCCCACGAGGATTGGATAGAATTGTACAAGAAATTGTTGTTTTGGGAACTCGAACTCGAAAACATCGACGATCAAGCGATGATTGAAATTCTGGAATCGCAAAAAGCGGAGGCCAATTCACAATTCGGAAAATTCATCGAGCGCAATTACGAAGATTGGTTTGCTGCGCCTTCTCAGAAAGGATCAAGCAAAACTGCTGTCGATAAACCGACATTTTCGCATAATTTATTCCGGGAATTGGTGGTTCCTGAAATTGTCAAAAAAGACAAGCCCATTTTGTTTGTAGTGATTGACAATTTGCGTTACGACCAATGGAAGGTATTCGAAAACGTGGTTAGCAATCATTACAAATTAGAAAAAGAAGTGCCGTATTACGCTATTTTGCCCACGGCCACTCAGTATGCAAGAAATGCCATTTTCTCTGGTTTGACGCCACTCGAAATGGAAAAACAGTTTCCGCAATACTGGAAAAACGATCCCGAAGAAGGCGGTAAAAACTTGTACGAAGCCGAATTTTTGTCGGCGCAACTCAAACGTTTGGGATTGAATATTGTGCAAGATTATTTTAAAATCACCAATCTTGCAGGCGGAAAAAAACTCGTTGAAGGTTTCAAATCATTAAAAAACAATGACTTAGTTACCGTAGTGTACAATTTTGTAGATATGCTTTCACACGCCAAAACCGAGATGGACGTGGTCAAAGAACTCGCATCAGATGATAAGGCGTATCGGTCATTGACTTTGAGCTGGTTCAAGAATTCGCCTCTTTTAGAAATCATTCAGCAAGCCCAAAAATTGGGTTTCAAATTGATTTTGACCACCGACCACGGAACAATAAACGTGAAAAATCCATCAAAAGTGATTGGAGACAAGAATACGAGCTTGAATCTTCGCTACAAAACAGGTCGTAGTTTGTCCTACGAAAACAAGGATGTATATGCCGTGAAAGAACCTAAAAATATAGGATTACCTACTATAAATATGAGTAGTTCTTATATTTTTGCCAAAAATGATTTGTTTTTGGCTTATGTCAACAATTACAATCATTATGTGAGTTATTATAAAAATACTTATCAACACGGAGGAATTTCGTTGGAAGAAATGATTATTCCGTTTTTGATTTTCAACCCGAAATAA
- a CDS encoding toxin-antitoxin system YwqK family antitoxin, producing MKRNIIFKLGFLLLGLASFGQNNSENVVYIVDKITILEDPERGNEVAENDIADMNVIKNKDSLKNLGFEKFDGAIFIYTKEYRKRPEEIKQIPSSKQMERKNGIWYYNNDIYSGKFIDYYYSGKIQGEGILKNGKIEGLRKMYFQNGNISLERHYTDAIPNGLEKEYFEDGTLKQKGELINGKEDGIWETYFPNGQIKLQSNYKVGNAIDFITKFYSNGKIKEKVTIKDGKVIADTSLEKIAQLMKKSNESNQNGDRKLAIKYCDKVLELDSEYADAYFSRGTLKLNAMQFDEAIIDFDKALTIEPFMEFALANRAFARIRKHEFDGDRELLKNSEITVLASIKKTEISETEKEKICSDLKKAIFLGDKAEMVLEAEEQYCK from the coding sequence ATGAAAAGAAACATAATTTTTAAACTTGGATTTTTACTTTTAGGTTTAGCTAGTTTTGGACAAAACAACTCTGAAAACGTAGTTTATATAGTTGATAAAATTACAATCCTTGAAGACCCAGAAAGAGGGAACGAAGTTGCAGAAAATGACATTGCTGATATGAATGTAATTAAAAACAAAGACAGTTTAAAAAACCTTGGTTTTGAGAAATTCGATGGAGCAATTTTTATTTATACAAAAGAATATAGAAAAAGACCCGAAGAAATAAAGCAAATTCCATCCTCAAAACAAATGGAAAGAAAAAATGGAATCTGGTACTATAACAATGATATTTACTCTGGGAAATTTATAGACTATTATTACAGTGGAAAAATTCAAGGCGAAGGAATTTTGAAAAATGGAAAAATTGAAGGACTTCGAAAAATGTATTTTCAAAATGGAAATATATCTCTCGAAAGGCATTACACAGATGCAATTCCAAATGGACTTGAAAAAGAATATTTTGAAGATGGAACTTTAAAACAAAAAGGGGAATTAATAAACGGGAAAGAAGATGGGATTTGGGAAACTTATTTTCCAAATGGACAAATAAAATTACAAAGTAATTACAAGGTTGGCAATGCTATTGACTTTATAACAAAATTTTATTCAAACGGAAAAATTAAAGAAAAAGTAACAATTAAAGACGGAAAAGTTATTGCTGATACAAGCCTTGAAAAAATTGCTCAACTAATGAAAAAAAGTAATGAAAGCAATCAAAATGGAGACAGAAAATTAGCAATTAAATATTGTGATAAAGTACTTGAATTAGATAGCGAATATGCCGACGCCTATTTTTCGAGAGGAACTTTGAAACTAAATGCAATGCAATTTGATGAAGCAATTATAGACTTTGACAAAGCACTGACAATTGAACCATTTATGGAGTTTGCATTGGCAAACAGAGCATTTGCAAGGATAAGAAAACACGAGTTTGATGGAGACAGAGAACTATTAAAGAATAGTGAAATAACCGTTTTAGCTTCAATAAAGAAAACTGAAATATCAGAAACCGAAAAGGAAAAAATCTGTAGCGACCTAAAAAAAGCAATATTTTTGGGAGATAAAGCAGAAATGGTTTTGGAAGCTGAAGAACAATATTGCAAATAA
- a CDS encoding RDD family protein, with product MEESYPSILDRIKSTLIDTIILIACMLLFTDILEMFDNVPNWVRMFLFVSLLLYEPICLAFGGTFGNMKMKIRVRKNLDATQHINIVQSIIRYFFKVVLGWISFLAIFMSPKSRTLHDMICGSIMIKVDD from the coding sequence ATGGAAGAAAGTTATCCTTCAATTTTAGACAGAATAAAATCGACACTAATCGATACCATTATTCTCATTGCCTGCATGCTGCTTTTTACGGATATTCTTGAAATGTTCGACAACGTACCCAATTGGGTAAGAATGTTTTTGTTTGTTTCATTGCTACTATATGAGCCGATTTGTTTGGCTTTTGGAGGAACTTTTGGCAATATGAAAATGAAAATTAGAGTGCGAAAAAATTTAGATGCAACTCAACATATCAATATAGTTCAATCGATAATCCGTTATTTTTTCAAGGTTGTTTTGGGCTGGATTTCTTTCTTGGCTATTTTTATGAGTCCTAAAAGCCGAACCCTGCACGACATGATTTGCGGAAGCATAATGATAAAAGTGGATGATTAA
- a CDS encoding VOC family protein, giving the protein MALINPHINFNGNAEEAFTFYKSVFGGEFAKVMRFKDLASPEFPISTAEEHKIMHIALPIGKNILMGNDVPEIMGKVNENENRSKIAISAESREEADQLFNGLSQGGDIEMPMEDSPWGSYFGMFRDQFGIEWMVDFDPKYKGQI; this is encoded by the coding sequence ATGGCACTAATCAATCCTCACATTAACTTCAACGGAAATGCCGAAGAAGCTTTTACATTTTACAAATCAGTTTTTGGCGGAGAATTTGCAAAAGTGATGCGCTTCAAAGACTTAGCTAGCCCCGAATTTCCAATTTCTACAGCTGAAGAACATAAAATAATGCACATCGCATTGCCTATTGGGAAAAACATTTTGATGGGAAATGATGTTCCGGAAATTATGGGAAAAGTAAACGAAAACGAAAACAGATCAAAAATAGCCATTAGTGCCGAAAGCCGCGAAGAGGCAGACCAATTATTCAACGGACTTTCGCAAGGTGGTGATATCGAAATGCCTATGGAAGATAGTCCTTGGGGTTCCTATTTCGGGATGTTTAGAGATCAATTTGGTATCGAATGGATGGTCGATTTTGATCCAAAATATAAAGGGCAAATATAA
- a CDS encoding HD domain-containing protein: MSEINKLKIFNDPIYGFITIPNALIYDLIQHPYFQRLRRISQMGLSYLVYPGANHTRFHHALGCMHIMQKAVETLRFKGVSISKEEENALYIAILLHDIGHGPFSHAMESSIVEDVHHEAISLLFMQQLNLEFEGQLSLAIKVFKGDYHRKFMLQLISSQLDMDRMDYLKRDSFYSGVAEGNVNSERLIQMMNVVDDVLVIEEKGIYSVEKFLMSRRLMYWQAYLHKTSLVAELILTKVLKRAKELTEKGVVLPCSEPLLFFMQHKITMETFDSETLDLFSQLDDFDIISALKSWQKQGDFILSSLSKMIINRDLLKIKLSEEKVPAEDLHHLKERFAAENNITLAEANYFIFKGKIKNQAYSKEAEPIRILKKDRSIEDVVEASDQLNLKSLSKYVTKYYLCFPKQLV, encoded by the coding sequence GTGAGCGAAATCAACAAGCTAAAAATATTCAATGACCCCATTTATGGGTTTATTACCATCCCCAACGCCTTAATTTACGATTTAATTCAGCATCCCTATTTCCAGCGATTGCGACGCATTTCGCAAATGGGATTGTCGTATTTGGTGTATCCTGGCGCCAATCACACCCGTTTTCATCACGCTTTGGGCTGTATGCACATTATGCAAAAAGCGGTCGAAACCTTACGTTTCAAAGGGGTTTCTATTTCTAAAGAGGAAGAAAATGCGCTCTATATCGCCATTTTGTTGCACGATATTGGTCACGGGCCTTTTTCGCACGCAATGGAAAGCAGTATTGTCGAAGATGTGCATCACGAAGCCATTTCGTTGTTGTTTATGCAGCAATTGAATCTGGAATTTGAAGGCCAGTTGAGTCTTGCCATCAAAGTTTTTAAGGGCGATTATCATCGCAAATTTATGTTGCAACTCATTTCGAGTCAGCTCGATATGGATCGAATGGATTACCTGAAACGCGACAGTTTTTATTCCGGCGTAGCCGAAGGAAATGTCAATTCTGAACGCTTAATTCAAATGATGAATGTAGTCGATGATGTTTTGGTAATCGAAGAAAAAGGCATCTATTCCGTAGAAAAATTCCTGATGTCGAGACGCTTAATGTATTGGCAAGCCTATTTGCACAAAACCAGTTTAGTAGCCGAATTGATTTTGACGAAAGTCCTAAAACGCGCCAAGGAATTGACCGAAAAAGGGGTGGTTTTGCCTTGTAGTGAACCCTTGCTCTTTTTTATGCAACACAAAATTACAATGGAAACCTTCGACAGCGAAACCTTGGATTTGTTCTCACAGTTAGATGATTTTGATATTATTAGTGCTTTAAAATCTTGGCAAAAACAAGGCGATTTTATACTGTCGTCCTTGAGCAAAATGATTATCAACAGAGATTTATTGAAAATTAAATTAAGCGAAGAAAAAGTCCCTGCCGAAGATTTACATCATTTAAAAGAACGGTTTGCAGCAGAAAATAATATTACTTTGGCCGAAGCCAATTATTTTATATTTAAAGGCAAAATCAAGAATCAAGCCTATAGCAAAGAGGCAGAACCCATTCGGATTTTGAAAAAAGATAGAAGCATTGAAGATGTGGTAGAAGCTTCGGACCAATTGAATTTGAAGTCGTTATCTAAATATGTGACCAAATATTATCTATGTTTTCCAAAACAACTTGTTTAA